One segment of Hevea brasiliensis isolate MT/VB/25A 57/8 unplaced genomic scaffold, ASM3005281v1 Scaf366, whole genome shotgun sequence DNA contains the following:
- the LOC110636466 gene encoding uncharacterized protein LOC110636466, with amino-acid sequence MRYYHGSRRRRRVSIQSFPVAVAVFTGFGLLMLILRSVDPPSHGAVFLSSLEVEGDDRGGVRGGLNSSFALRNGTISEVKDVYKQRSGGLKSCATVEEMGESFKGAVWKESLRVRRIIQEHFAVNGASRIQNLPPEQFCKHGFVFGKASEAGFGNEMYKILNAAALSIMLNRSLIIGQTRGKYPFGNYISYSNHSFTLKKVKHLWRKNGCVKNYGRHLVMRIDDFEKPAKTYVLCSNWRKWKQPIIWFQNTTDAVACQFFLKNVYREMRDAASDLFGKPEDFQSRPNVFGELMKVLVSPSEDVVEAVNRVLGGGADPDVSLHMRMLMNRSVRATQAALNCIKKALRNLRQTSRPRVVLVSDTPSFIRSILPNINGFAEVLYFDYKHFQGNISQSVNLSHSLDFRVKDWGPAPRWVAFVDFFLASRAKHTVVSGAQRRVGTTYAQLIAALAAANHLGISLISPIICYSDFKLIVKLW; translated from the exons ATGAGATATTACCATGGATCCAGGAGGAGGAGGAGAGTGTCCATACAGTCATTCCCCGTCGCGGTTGCCGTTTTCACCGGCTTTGGCTTACTCATGCTTATACTGAGATCTGTTGATCCACCCTCTCACGGCGCCGTTTTTCTTTCGAGTCTCGAGGTAGAAGGAGATGATAGAGGTGGAGTGAGAGGAGGTCTAAATTCAAGCTTTGCCTTACGAAATGGCACCATTTCTGAAGTAAAGGATGTTTATAAACAGAGAAGTGGAGGTTTAAAATCGTGCGCTACGGTTGAAGAAATGGGCGAGAGTTTCAAGGGAGCCGTCTGGAAGGAGAGTCTACGAGTGAGAAGAATCATCCAGGAGCACTTCGCTGTGAACg GTGCTTCAAGAATTCAAAATCTTCCTCCAGAGCAGTTCTGCAAACATGGCTTTGTCTTTGGGAAGGCATCAGAGGCAGGTTTTGGCAATGAAATGTACAAGATCTTAAATGCTGCGGCATTAAGTATAATGTTGAACCGGTCCCTGATAATTGGGCAGACCAG GGGCAAATATCCTTTTGGCAATTATATTTCTTATAGCAATCATTCTTTCACATTGAAGAAAGTCAAACACCTGTGGCGAAAAAATGGTTGTGTAAAGAACTATGGAAGGCATCTGGTAATGAGGATTGATGACTTTGAGAAGCCAGCTAAAACATATGTCCTCTGCAGCAATTGGAGAAAGTGGAAGCAACCAATCATATG GTTTCAAAATACAACAGATGCTGTGGCCTGTCAATTTTTCTTGAAGAACGTATACCGTGAAATGAGAGATGCAGCTTCTGATTTATTTGGAAAGCCAGAAGATTTTCAATCTCGGCCTAATGTTTTTGGGGAGTTGATGAAAGTTCTCGTATCCCCTTCAGAAGATGTTGTGGAAGCAGTCAACAGGGTTCTTGGTGGTGGGGCAGATCCTGATGTATCATTGCACATGCGGATGCTTATGAACAG GTCAGTGAGAGCCACACAGGCAGCATTGAACTGCATCAAAAAAGCCTTGCGTAATCTACGCCAAACATCAAGGCCTAGGGTGGTTTTAGTATCAGATACTCCATCTTTTATAAGAAGTATTCTTCCAAACATAAATGGATTTGCAGAG GTTCTTTATTTTGATTATAAACATTTCCAAGGAAACATCTCTCAAAGTGTTAACCTATCGCACAGTTTAGATTTTAGAGTGAAGGATTGGGGCCCTGCACCCAGATGGGTTGCATTTGTGGACTTCTTTCTTGCATCACGTGCAAAACATACTGTTGTCTCTGGTGCTCAGAGACGTGTTGGGACTACCTATG